ATGAAATCTTAACCTATTTCCTATTTTGGCCTAAGTAGAGGACCTCATCATCCTCGTCATTCATTATCGGAGGGCTCCAGTCGTTACTTTTGGCGTAGAAGGAGGTCACTGTTGGAAGGGCTCCTTTCGTTACTTTCAACTTGAAAGGAGGAGCAAGTAAATTAATAAATGAATAAAGACGTCTATcgctatttttttctattttaattttttttgtcattGACGATAGATTTTTAATATCAATTATTATTTTATGACTGATTTAAAATTGGTTCCAAAATAATGACGGAATAGAAATTTCCatagttaatttttcattttattttaatttatgatATAATTAATGACTAAAATTTgatcattaaataaaataaaataaaattagcaacATATTTCAtcgatattttttttctttcatttcaattttattttttatagttaGTGGTCTATTTTTTAATCCTATTTTGTAATCAATTTTTACAATCACATGTAAAAATCGATTACAGTTcactataaattaaatacaaatctTATAATTATAAACTCAGTCAACTCCTCAGTCTCCTAAATAAAGTAGAATTATTTAAAGGCTTTTTAAATCTATTCAATCTATCCCGGTAAAATATCcctaaattcattttaaattaaaaaaaactatataataaattatatatatttatataaaattattttcttattaattattttatcattattctcctaaataaatttaatgaaatcaaatataataattttaactatttatattatatatatatatatataatatataatacatatttaaattattatataatattaatatatatatatatataatataatacatatttaaattattatatatatatatatatatataatataatacatatttaaattattatataatattaataggTTACCTATGAAACAACCTATTTCCTATTTTGGCTTAAGCCGAGGACCTATCCCAATGGTACGGTTGGCTTCCGTCATTGCTTTGATGCAGAAAAAGGAGTGTAGACTCATTGGTCATTGTAGAGGGTTTACTTCCAACTCAAAAGGAGGAACCTAATTAATAAATGAATAAAGGTATTCTGTcgtaaagataaatttttaatatcaatTATTATTTTATGACCGATTTAAAATCGGTCACAAAATAATGATAGATTAGAAACTTCCATAGTTAATTATTCGTCTTATTTCAATTTATGATATAATTaatgattaaaataaaatttgatcatTAACTTCATGCCATCTACGAATTTAGCcagaaatagaaaaaataatcttATGATAGATTTTCTTATAGCCTAATGCATAAGTTTCACATGCCATTTTATCATTCCCacctttttaaaataatattcctaGCCGTTGGACTTTCCATAATAAGGATGAGCTTCCTCCAAATAAATCTAGGCTAGATTTCCACACGAGATATGATTCTCAGAAATCTAACCAGCAAGATTCCACAAATCTTTGCTAGATCTCTGAAGACTCAAATCCAGAAGAATCAGCATGTCTAACTTCACTCGATGCGCGGCTTGCAGATATCTTCGAAGGCGATGCTGCGGAGATTGCACGTTGGCTCCCTTCTTCCCCTCGACGAACCCCACGCGATTCGCATACGTCCACCGTGTCTTTGGGGCTAGCAACGTCGCTCGAATGCTACAGGTAGTTTTATTGATTCGAGTCATGCACCGGACTCGCATGCTTTTGCTTTTATACCAAACTTAATTAGTCGCGAGCCTATTGGACAGCAAATTCCGGCCGAGCAGCGAAGGCAAGCGGCCGATGCCATCGCTCTAGAGGCGTATTGGAGAGTGCAAGACCCGGTGTACGGGAGTGTCGGTGTGATATCGAGGCTTCAGCGAGAGATCAACGCGGCTCAGCGTGAGCTAGCCGAGACGCAGGCGCACATCACACTCTATGCGGCTCGAGCTCAATCACCAACCACTCAGTTTGATCCGTCTATATAAGAGACAATAGAGCGCCTGAGAATTGAACACGTTAGTGTAGTTTGAATTAATGGTTAGTAGCTATCTATGATTTAATCTTTTATGTTAatctaatatcaattgttattTTATGATCCATTTAAAATCGGTCCCAAAACAATGATCAATTAGAAATTTTCATAGTTGATTTTTTGCCTTATTTCAATTTATGATATAATTAATgactaaaataaaatttgatcattaactaaagaaaaattaaaattagcaaaaTATTTCATcgcaattttttttctaaatttttttcttattagttattttattattattctccTAAATAAACTTAATgaaatcaaatttaataattttaactatttatattatatatataatataatgcatatttaaattattatataatattaataggTTAACTATGAAACCTTAACCTATTTTTCATTTTAGCCTAAGCGGAGGACTTATCCCAATGACACGGCTGGTTCATCATCCTCGTCATTCACTGTCGGAGGGGCTCTGATTATTACTTTTGGTGCAGAAGGAGGAGTCTCATCTGTAGACTCATCGGTCACTGTCCGAGGGAATTTCTTtcatttcaattttattttttgtatctGTTAGTGATCTATTTTTAAATCCTCTTTGTAATCAATTTTTACAATCACATGTAAAAATAGATTACATTTGGTTATAAATCAAGTAcaaatattataattataaactCAATAACTCCTCAATCTCATAACgtaaataaaatagaataattaaaaggttttttaaaccTATTCAATTTATCCCGGTAAAATATtcttaaattcattttaaattaaaaaatatataataaatttatatatttatataaaattgttACATAGGAAACCTTAACCTATTTTCCATTTTGGCGCATAAGAACTCATTCATTGACCTATTTTAACCTTAACCTATTCATTAATATTAACCTATTGTTATATTTAATCATTCATTGTCAGAAGAACTCATCATTACTATTACTTTTGGTGCATAAGGAGGAGCCTCATGTTGACTCATTGGTCACTGTCGGAGGATCTCCTTTCGTTACTTTCAACTTGGAAGGAGGAGATGATTCATCTGCAAACTCATGAGTCAATGCCGAAGACTCATCAATCAATGCCCGAAGAGCCAACAACTGATCAGAAGGAGGAATCGACTCCTCCTTCACTATCTATTCCATGGTCAATGTTAGAGGAGCAAGCTCAGCTGTAGACCCGTCAGTCAATGTCGGAGACTCATTAGTCAATGCTAAAGGAGGAGCCGACTCTCCTTCATCGATGTCTTTTGCCGCCACTGCTTGAGGAGGCTTTTCCTTCTTCATTGCTCATCAAATGCAACATGGGGAGGCTCATCAATATCGACATCTATCAAGTGTTGAAGACCAGCAAAGTTAGACATTGAAATAGAAGTGAGAATATCTATTTAATGGGATTGGAACAGCAGAATCGTAATAAAAGGAAGTTATAGAATTGTAATTAATTATAAGATAATTGGAATTAACTATAAGAAAATTGTCAATTTACAATAGAATTAAAGACTGAAAAAAATTGATAGTTAactattgattaaaaattttgattgCAAATTAATAAAGTTAATTTTTCACCTTAATTCAATTTATGATATAATTAATGACTGAAATAAATTTGGTCGTTGAATAAAGAAAGattaaaataaggaaaatatttcattactattttttctttcatttcaattttatttttgtatGATTAGTGATCTATTTTTAAATCCATTTTGTAATCAATTTTACAATCAAATGTAAAATAACGACCGATTAGAAATTGTGatggttaatatttttttttatcttactcCACCTatttatttgaaataaaatgtagTCATTAAATAAagactaattaaaattttcaattataaattAACAATGGAGCAACATATCTGTCtctaattttttttccattttattgTTTATCATTAgcactaatttttaaaattgatagtTATTTTATAACTAAGTTTATATAATTGATCACAAAATAACGATTGATTAGAAATTTTGATCATtatgatcaaaataaaatttgatcatTAAATAAAATCAGATTAAAAATTTGTATCTTAAATTAACGATGGAACAAAAATATAACGTGCTCTCACCGGCCAAATCATGTCTGATGACTGAAGTAGTGAGAGAGCGAGAATAGAGTCACTGATGCAACAGTCGAGTAACAGCTCTTAGAGGAAAAACTCTCAGTCGCTTTTGGCGTCAGTGTTTATCATGTAGTTTTCATTCTAACACATATTGATATTGGCAGGATAAACTTGTTGGTGAATGGTGCTAATATCATAGTATTCTTATTTTTTCTTTGATAATTTGATGGTTTTTCCTAgttgattttattaatttataataatattgaagTTAACATTCCTAGATAATCATATTATAACTTAGACAATTCTATTAAATTAAATGAGAAATTGTAGTAGTTTTATGGCTCAAGTTATATTTTAACAGAATAATTTTAAACCAGCTCTATGTCTAAATATTAGTCTAGCACAGGAGCTATTACGGAAATATGCTCATAAGCCCTCGGTGTGATTAAGATTGACTTAAAGAAGGAATTTAATATTGTGAATTGGGTTTTTCTTATGACAACTCCTATC
This window of the Zingiber officinale cultivar Zhangliang chromosome 3B, Zo_v1.1, whole genome shotgun sequence genome carries:
- the LOC122054685 gene encoding LOB domain-containing protein 25-like — translated: MSNFTRCAACRYLRRRCCGDCTLAPFFPSTNPTRFAYVHRVFGASNVARMLQQIPAEQRRQAADAIALEAYWRVQDPVYGSVGVISRLQREINAAQRELAETQAHITLYAARAQSPTTQFDPSI